Proteins encoded in a region of the Mycobacterium branderi genome:
- a CDS encoding TIGR03617 family F420-dependent LLM class oxidoreductase, with product MHVDAMTTPAPLGRIGELARRTQSAGFSGLLFTETGRTAYLNAAVASQAAPGLELSTGVAVAFPRSPFVTATTAWELQQATGGKFRLGLGTQVRRHIERRYGAAFERPGPRLRDYVLAVKACFAAFRTGHLAHHGEFYDLDFITPQWSPGPIDAPDPKVDIAAVNPWMLRMAGEVADGVHIHPIAEPGYLTRHALPNIAEGAAKAGRDVSDIAVIVPEMTIVGDSDEERAKERETVRAGLAFYGSTPNYAFIWDEAGFEGTTARIRERQKAGDFAGMAAQITDEHLAAFATESSWDGLADALTKKYAGIATRLVLYNALGNQERIERYGEVARRLQW from the coding sequence ATGCACGTCGACGCGATGACGACGCCCGCGCCGCTGGGCCGGATCGGTGAGCTGGCCCGGCGCACCCAGTCCGCGGGGTTCTCCGGGCTGTTGTTCACCGAGACCGGTCGCACGGCCTACCTCAACGCGGCGGTGGCCTCGCAGGCCGCGCCCGGCCTCGAGTTGTCCACCGGTGTCGCGGTGGCGTTCCCGCGCAGCCCCTTCGTCACGGCCACCACGGCGTGGGAACTTCAGCAGGCCACCGGCGGGAAGTTCCGGCTGGGGCTCGGCACTCAGGTGCGCCGTCACATCGAGCGGCGCTACGGCGCGGCGTTCGAGCGGCCGGGCCCGCGGCTGCGCGACTACGTGCTGGCGGTGAAGGCGTGCTTCGCGGCGTTTCGCACCGGGCACCTTGCGCACCACGGCGAGTTCTACGACCTCGACTTCATCACTCCGCAATGGAGTCCGGGCCCCATCGACGCCCCCGACCCGAAAGTGGATATCGCGGCGGTGAATCCGTGGATGCTGCGGATGGCGGGCGAGGTGGCCGACGGCGTGCACATCCATCCGATCGCCGAGCCCGGTTATCTGACCCGGCACGCGCTGCCGAACATCGCCGAGGGGGCGGCGAAAGCCGGGCGCGACGTGTCCGACATCGCGGTGATCGTGCCGGAGATGACGATCGTCGGCGACAGCGACGAGGAGCGGGCCAAGGAAAGAGAAACCGTGCGAGCCGGCCTGGCTTTCTATGGGAGCACCCCCAATTACGCGTTCATCTGGGACGAGGCGGGGTTCGAGGGCACCACCGCGCGGATCCGGGAAAGGCAGAAGGCCGGCGACTTCGCCGGAATGGCGGCCCAGATCACCGACGAGCACCTCGCCGCCTTCGCCACCGAGTCGAGCTGGGATGGGCTGGCCGACGCGCTCACCAAGAAGTACGCCGGGATCGCCACCAGGCTGGTGCTGTACAACGCACTGGGCAATCAGGAGCGCATCGAGCGCTATGGCGAGGTGGCCCGCCGGCTGCAATGGTGA
- a CDS encoding SDR family oxidoreductase has protein sequence MKVAQKVAVVTGGGGGIGSALAAKLTDKGARVVVADLDAGAAQAVANAINAQRPGTAVSTGADVSDTAQIRQLIELAEREFGPVDLYFANAGITGAAGLDVSETDWERSIDVNLRAHIRAAQLLVPGWVERGEGYFVSTASAAGLLTQLGSATYSVTKHAAVGFAEWLNITYGDQGVRVSCLCPMGVNTKLLYSGEQSGDPLGDLATRAVTTAGAVLEPDAVAGIVLEAVDDERFLILPHPEVLEMYRHKATDYDRWLRGMRRYQRSLLS, from the coding sequence GTGAAGGTTGCTCAGAAGGTTGCCGTCGTCACCGGCGGTGGCGGCGGCATCGGCAGCGCGCTGGCCGCCAAGCTCACCGACAAGGGCGCCCGGGTCGTGGTCGCCGACCTGGACGCGGGCGCCGCCCAGGCGGTGGCGAACGCCATCAACGCCCAGCGGCCCGGCACAGCTGTCAGCACGGGCGCGGACGTTTCCGACACCGCGCAAATCCGGCAGCTGATCGAACTTGCCGAGCGCGAATTCGGGCCTGTGGACCTGTATTTCGCCAACGCTGGCATTACCGGTGCCGCGGGGCTCGACGTCAGCGAGACCGACTGGGAACGCTCGATCGACGTCAACCTGCGCGCGCACATCCGCGCCGCCCAATTGCTGGTGCCCGGCTGGGTCGAGCGCGGCGAAGGCTATTTCGTGTCCACCGCGTCGGCGGCCGGGCTGCTCACCCAACTCGGCTCGGCGACCTACTCCGTCACCAAGCATGCGGCCGTCGGCTTCGCCGAATGGCTGAACATCACCTACGGCGACCAGGGCGTGCGGGTCAGCTGCCTGTGCCCGATGGGAGTCAACACCAAGCTGCTGTACTCCGGGGAACAATCCGGTGACCCGCTGGGCGACCTCGCCACCCGCGCCGTCACCACCGCCGGCGCAGTGCTGGAACCCGACGCGGTCGCCGGCATCGTCCTGGAGGCCGTCGACGACGAGCGGTTCCTGATCCTTCCGCACCCGGAAGTGCTGGAGATGTACCGCCACAAAGCAACCGATTACGACCGTTGGCTGCGCGGCATGCGCCGCTACCAGCGCAGCCTGCTGAGTTGA
- a CDS encoding SDR family oxidoreductase produces MTSPDLKGRTAIVTGASRGIGLAIAQRLADDGANVVLTSRKQDSADAAAAQVSGNALGVAAHAVDEDAAQRCVDLTLERFGSVDILVNNAGTNPAFGPLIEQDHARFAKVFDVNLWAPLLWTSLAVKAWMGEHGGAVVNTASIGGLHFSPYMGMYNATKAALIHVTKQLALELSPRVRVNAICPGVVRTRLAEALWKDNEDPLAATTPLGRIGEPADVAGAVAFLVSDDASWITGEAMVIDGGQVLGNAQPFRG; encoded by the coding sequence ATGACGTCACCAGATTTGAAGGGCCGCACCGCGATCGTCACCGGCGCCTCGCGAGGAATCGGGCTGGCGATAGCGCAGCGGTTGGCCGACGACGGCGCGAACGTCGTGCTCACGTCGCGCAAACAGGACAGCGCGGACGCGGCCGCCGCCCAGGTCAGCGGCAACGCGCTCGGCGTGGCCGCGCACGCCGTCGACGAGGACGCCGCCCAGCGCTGCGTCGACCTCACCCTCGAGCGCTTCGGCAGCGTCGACATCCTGGTCAACAACGCGGGAACCAACCCGGCATTCGGCCCGCTGATCGAGCAGGACCACGCCCGGTTCGCCAAGGTCTTCGACGTCAACCTGTGGGCGCCGCTGCTGTGGACGTCGCTGGCTGTCAAGGCGTGGATGGGCGAGCACGGCGGCGCGGTGGTCAACACCGCGTCCATCGGCGGCCTGCATTTCTCGCCGTACATGGGCATGTACAACGCGACCAAAGCGGCGCTGATCCACGTCACCAAGCAACTGGCCCTGGAACTTTCGCCGCGGGTGCGGGTCAACGCGATCTGCCCGGGAGTGGTGCGCACCCGGCTCGCCGAGGCGCTGTGGAAAGACAACGAGGATCCGCTGGCGGCGACGACGCCGCTGGGCCGCATCGGCGAGCCGGCCGATGTGGCCGGGGCGGTGGCGTTCCTGGTGTCGGATGACGCGAGCTGGATCACCGGCGAGGCCATGGTGATCGACGGCGGCCAGGTGCTGGGCAACGCGCAGCCGTTCCGCGGCTGA
- a CDS encoding DUF3237 domain-containing protein has protein sequence MTLQLAHEFSFWAALKPAVDFGAGPLGRRTYFEVTDGAATGKRFNATAFGGGGDWILVGPDNYARLDVRLQLKTDDGALVYVQYFGLLELNAKVAEVMASGGGTSYEDQYFRTAPRLETGDERYAWVNQSLFVARGHLLDGPKVEYEVYRVL, from the coding sequence ATGACTCTGCAACTGGCGCATGAGTTTTCGTTCTGGGCGGCACTCAAGCCGGCCGTCGACTTTGGTGCCGGACCGCTGGGCCGTCGCACCTACTTCGAGGTGACGGACGGCGCAGCCACGGGTAAACGGTTCAACGCCACCGCATTTGGTGGCGGCGGCGACTGGATTCTGGTCGGGCCGGACAACTACGCGCGCCTCGACGTGCGGCTGCAGCTCAAGACCGACGACGGGGCGCTGGTGTACGTCCAGTACTTCGGGCTGCTCGAGCTCAACGCAAAAGTCGCCGAGGTAATGGCCAGCGGCGGCGGCACGTCCTACGAGGACCAGTACTTCCGCACGGCGCCGCGACTGGAAACCGGCGACGAGCGCTACGCGTGGGTCAACCAGAGTCTGTTCGTCGCCCGCGGTCATTTGCTCGACGGCCCGAAGGTCGAATACGAGGTGTACCGCGTGCTGTGA
- a CDS encoding class I adenylate-forming enzyme family protein yields MIEIPRRHNPFPTTGVSRDRDGVPHYDELPANLLDMLAQHVETRPDSEAVVELSKGRLTYRQLWDTAARVAGGLKADGLQPGDRVALRYPAGLNWVLAFWGTVMAGGVAVPVNTRSAGPEVEFVLSDAGARVDLAADTPLPDGEPFVAQGLDHTDVAALFYTSGTTGRPKGVPTTHEAFLTNAENMVRCVGLERDVGEEFRTLISVPLFHVTGCNSQLLAAAYVGGASVIMPALDLPGLIQTLPAERISSMVTVPAVYALLLRHNDFQDADVSGVRWVGYGGAPIAPSLVKAVKSAFPRAAVFNGYGMTETASLMTTLPDNDAVEHADSVGYAVPSVDLGVVPYGEDPAVGELVTRGANVTAGYWNRPEATAATIVDGWLHTGDVVRVDDAGRVHIVDRLKDIINRGGENVSSVEVEAVLLSAPGVADACVLAVPDEVMGEKVGAVLYGEHVDVETVIDHCRGQLADFKVPQYVTVVDEPLPRNPGGKLLKGQLREQVQWGPALR; encoded by the coding sequence GTGATCGAGATTCCGCGCAGGCACAACCCGTTCCCGACGACAGGGGTGTCCCGGGACCGCGACGGCGTCCCGCACTACGACGAATTGCCGGCCAACCTGCTGGACATGCTCGCCCAGCACGTCGAGACCCGGCCGGACAGCGAGGCCGTCGTCGAACTGAGCAAAGGCCGGCTGACCTACCGCCAGTTGTGGGATACGGCCGCCCGAGTCGCCGGCGGGTTGAAAGCCGACGGTCTACAACCGGGCGACCGCGTGGCGCTGCGATACCCGGCCGGCCTCAACTGGGTGCTGGCGTTCTGGGGCACCGTGATGGCCGGCGGGGTGGCGGTGCCGGTGAACACCCGGTCCGCTGGGCCGGAGGTCGAGTTCGTCCTGTCCGACGCCGGCGCGCGGGTCGACCTCGCCGCGGACACGCCGCTGCCCGACGGCGAACCCTTTGTGGCACAGGGACTCGACCACACCGACGTGGCGGCGCTGTTCTACACCTCGGGCACCACGGGCCGGCCCAAAGGCGTGCCCACCACTCACGAGGCGTTTCTCACCAACGCCGAAAACATGGTGCGCTGTGTGGGTCTCGAGCGTGACGTGGGCGAAGAGTTCCGCACCCTGATCTCGGTGCCGCTGTTCCACGTGACCGGCTGCAACTCGCAACTGCTCGCCGCCGCGTACGTCGGCGGGGCGTCGGTGATCATGCCGGCACTCGACCTGCCCGGACTGATACAGACATTGCCCGCCGAGCGGATCTCTTCCATGGTGACGGTCCCGGCTGTTTACGCTTTGCTGTTGCGGCACAACGACTTCCAAGATGCCGATGTCTCCGGCGTCCGATGGGTCGGCTATGGGGGCGCGCCGATCGCGCCGTCGTTGGTCAAGGCTGTGAAAAGCGCGTTCCCGCGGGCCGCTGTGTTCAACGGCTACGGGATGACCGAAACCGCTTCGCTGATGACGACATTGCCCGATAACGACGCCGTCGAGCACGCCGACTCGGTCGGTTACGCTGTGCCCTCGGTGGATTTGGGTGTAGTCCCGTACGGCGAGGACCCGGCCGTGGGGGAGTTGGTGACTCGTGGCGCCAACGTGACAGCGGGCTACTGGAATCGGCCGGAGGCCACCGCCGCCACCATCGTCGACGGCTGGCTGCACACCGGCGACGTGGTTCGGGTCGACGACGCCGGCCGGGTGCACATCGTCGACCGGCTCAAGGACATCATCAACCGCGGCGGTGAAAACGTCTCCAGCGTCGAGGTCGAGGCCGTGCTGCTCTCGGCGCCCGGTGTCGCCGACGCGTGCGTGCTGGCGGTGCCCGACGAGGTCATGGGCGAGAAGGTCGGCGCCGTGCTCTATGGCGAGCACGTGGATGTCGAGACGGTGATCGACCATTGCCGAGGACAACTGGCCGACTTCAAGGTTCCCCAATACGTCACCGTGGTTGACGAACCGCTGCCACGCAACCCCGGCGGCAAACTGCTCAAAGGCCAGCTGCGCGAACAGGTGCAGTGGGGCCCGGCGCTGCGATGA
- a CDS encoding TetR/AcrR family transcriptional regulator: MADTHDSAPSLAPPALLRRAPATVRGARTRAALVAAARKVFERDGYLDAKLSDITKAAGCATGSFYTYFAGKEEIFAAVLEEAQRDMMHPGMGRVADTDDPYAVLEASNRAYLEAYRRNARLMGLLEQVAQVDPEFRKFRKRRADAFIERNARGIAELQARGLADPDVDPMLASRALSGMVSRLAYSVFALGEDDGEPADFEALVSTLTRLWANALRFPENQN; this comes from the coding sequence GTGGCAGACACCCACGACAGCGCGCCGTCGCTGGCGCCGCCCGCCTTGCTGCGCCGGGCGCCGGCAACCGTGCGCGGCGCGCGGACCCGGGCAGCGCTCGTCGCCGCCGCGCGCAAGGTGTTCGAGCGGGACGGCTACCTCGACGCCAAGCTGAGCGACATCACCAAGGCGGCGGGGTGCGCGACCGGCTCCTTCTACACGTACTTCGCCGGCAAGGAGGAGATCTTCGCCGCCGTCCTCGAGGAAGCGCAGCGCGACATGATGCACCCGGGCATGGGCCGCGTCGCCGACACCGACGACCCATATGCGGTGCTCGAGGCCAGCAACCGGGCCTACCTGGAGGCTTACCGGCGCAATGCCAGGTTGATGGGCCTGCTGGAACAGGTCGCGCAGGTCGACCCCGAGTTCCGGAAATTCCGCAAGCGCCGCGCCGACGCGTTCATCGAGCGCAACGCGCGCGGGATCGCCGAGCTGCAGGCGCGCGGGCTCGCCGACCCGGACGTCGATCCGATGCTGGCCTCGCGGGCGCTGTCGGGCATGGTCAGCCGGCTTGCTTACAGCGTCTTCGCGCTGGGTGAGGACGACGGCGAGCCGGCCGACTTCGAGGCGCTGGTGTCCACACTGACCCGGCTGTGGGCCAACGCCCTGCGCTTCCCCGAAAACCAGAATTGA
- a CDS encoding acyl-CoA dehydrogenase family protein, whose amino-acid sequence MSLFEMSDRAKKYQADLLDFMDSHVYPAEAVYDEQMRASGDPHFQPPIMEELKAEARKRGLWNLFHPHPEWGPGLTNLEYAPLAEIMGRSHLAPEACNCSAPDTGNMEVLTLFGSDEHKEKYLKPLLDGTIRSAFAMTEPQVASSDATNVQLSMVRNGDDYILNGRKWFASNALHKNCKVMIVMGKTDPTAAPHRQQSMMVVPIDAPGVTVMRGLPVFGYQDREGHAEIDFKDVRVPAKDVLKGEGEGFAISQARLGPGRIHHCMRAIGMAERALELLCTRAQSRATFGKPISENANIQDWIAESRIEIEMIRLLTLKAAYLMDTVGNKQAQTEIAAIKVAAPQVALKVVDRAIQVHGGGGVTDDFPLAMAWAHLRTLRLADGPDEVHKRAIARRELRKYQEASQR is encoded by the coding sequence ATGTCGCTGTTCGAAATGTCCGACAGGGCAAAGAAATACCAGGCCGATCTGCTGGACTTCATGGACTCCCATGTCTACCCGGCCGAAGCCGTCTACGACGAACAGATGCGGGCGTCCGGCGACCCGCACTTCCAGCCGCCGATCATGGAAGAGCTCAAGGCCGAGGCCCGCAAACGCGGACTGTGGAACCTATTCCACCCGCATCCCGAGTGGGGACCCGGGCTGACCAACCTCGAGTACGCGCCGCTCGCGGAGATCATGGGCCGCAGCCACCTCGCTCCCGAGGCGTGCAACTGCAGCGCACCCGACACCGGAAACATGGAGGTGCTCACCCTCTTCGGCAGCGACGAACACAAGGAGAAATACCTCAAGCCGCTGCTCGACGGCACCATCCGCTCGGCGTTCGCGATGACCGAGCCGCAGGTCGCCAGCTCCGATGCCACCAACGTCCAGCTGTCGATGGTGCGCAACGGTGACGACTACATCCTCAACGGCCGGAAGTGGTTCGCCTCCAACGCCTTACACAAAAACTGCAAGGTGATGATCGTGATGGGCAAGACCGACCCGACGGCCGCCCCGCACCGGCAGCAGTCGATGATGGTGGTGCCGATCGACGCCCCCGGCGTCACCGTGATGCGCGGTCTGCCGGTGTTCGGCTACCAGGACCGCGAAGGCCACGCCGAGATCGACTTCAAAGACGTTCGGGTGCCGGCCAAAGACGTGCTCAAGGGTGAGGGCGAGGGCTTCGCGATCAGCCAGGCCCGCCTCGGCCCCGGCCGGATCCACCATTGCATGCGCGCGATCGGCATGGCCGAGCGCGCGCTCGAATTGCTGTGCACGCGTGCGCAATCCCGGGCCACCTTCGGCAAACCGATCAGCGAAAACGCCAACATTCAAGACTGGATCGCCGAATCCCGCATCGAGATCGAGATGATCCGGCTGCTCACCCTCAAAGCGGCCTACCTGATGGACACCGTCGGCAACAAACAGGCGCAAACCGAGATCGCGGCCATCAAGGTCGCCGCCCCGCAGGTCGCGCTGAAGGTCGTCGACCGCGCAATCCAGGTGCACGGCGGCGGCGGTGTCACAGACGACTTTCCGCTGGCCATGGCGTGGGCGCACCTGCGCACGCTACGTTTGGCCGACGGACCCGACGAGGTGCACAAGCGGGCGATCGCCCGCCGCGAGCTTCGCAAGTACCAGGAGGCAAGCCAACGATGA
- a CDS encoding flavodoxin family protein — MTKKLLVIHHTPSPATRELLEAVLAGANDPEITGVDVVARPALAGTVPDMLGADGYLFGTTANLGYMSGALKHFFDTVYYPVLDHVAARPYGLWVHGNNDTVGAANAVDKVATGLSLVKAADVLEVVGGIDAAIRERAYELGGTLAATLME; from the coding sequence ATGACCAAGAAGCTCTTGGTGATTCACCACACCCCGTCGCCCGCCACTCGTGAGCTGCTGGAGGCGGTGCTTGCCGGGGCCAACGACCCGGAAATCACCGGGGTGGACGTCGTGGCGCGACCGGCGCTGGCCGGAACCGTCCCGGACATGCTCGGGGCCGACGGCTACCTGTTCGGCACGACGGCCAACCTCGGTTACATGTCCGGGGCGCTCAAGCACTTCTTCGACACGGTCTACTACCCGGTTCTGGATCACGTGGCGGCCCGCCCCTACGGTCTTTGGGTGCATGGCAACAATGACACCGTGGGTGCGGCAAATGCGGTGGACAAGGTGGCCACGGGGTTGTCGTTGGTCAAAGCCGCCGACGTGCTCGAGGTGGTCGGCGGAATCGATGCCGCGATTCGCGAGCGCGCTTACGAGCTGGGTGGGACGCTGGCTGCGACGCTGATGGAGTGA
- a CDS encoding acetyl-CoA carboxylase family protein has translation MTLLVANRGEIALRIIRTATELDIGTVAVYAEDDADSPHVHAADEAIGLPGTGPAAYLDQAAILAAAKQSGAELIHPGYGFLSENAEFARACAVAGHTFVGPDADALELFGNKSAARRAAAEAGIPVLAATDGPSSVEEIREFAAGQPQGIVIKALAGGGGRGMRTVRDAGQIDDAYRRCAAEAQLGFGDSAVFSAVFAEALFDNARHIEVQIVATPERALALGDRDCSIQRRYQKLVEIAPAQGISTALRRDLHRAAAVLCARVGYRGLATVEFLVANEQFAFLEVNPRIQVEHTVTEEVTGIDLVAVQLGIARGASFRQLRLPAGIVADGTEVTGAPAAVRGIAIQTRVNMETIAVDGSVVPSAGTLTVFSPPSGPGVRVDTYGRPGLTPSTRYDSLLAKVITHVRGSSFPAAVRKARTALEEFGIEGIRTNIGFLREVLSHSDVETGVVTTGFVDENMTALVGAAVSHQSEVRVAPLELYPGEEVLRAQLAGTVVETAPEGAELNAGRQVVVLEAMKMQHVLAAPDALRTVRNLVTPGQVVGTGDPLVVFTRTSAGATGEAAAELDLDRSRADLDEVRHRRLLTLDEGRPAAVAKRHKQNRRTARENIADLVDPGSFVEYGALAVAAQRSRRSEEDLIANTPADGLVAGLARINGADAVVVSYDYTVLAGTQGMRNHAKTDRVFDLAARKRIPLVLFAEGGGGRPGDTDVGGMAGLDVPTFRALGALSGRVPLVSIVSGRCFAGNAALAGTCDVIIATPDANIGMGGPAMIEGGGLGVYRPEDIGPIDVQRRNGVVGLVARDEAHAVSLAKQYLSYFQGNIDDWEAPDPRLARQVVPENRLRAYDVHRAIEAIVDVGSVLQLRPDYGVGVVTALVRVEGRPYGLLANSSHHLGGAIDAEAADKIADFLILCESFGLPMISLCDTPGFMVGPDAEVDGAVRRMSRLFVHGARLTVPFGMIILRKGYGLGAMAMAGGSFHAPEFTVAWPTGEIGGMGLEGAVRLGFSKELAAETDPVERQKLFDKLVEAAYQHGKALTSATTFELDDVIDPADSRAWIRRLTHRT, from the coding sequence ATGACCCTGCTGGTCGCCAACCGCGGCGAGATCGCGCTGCGGATCATCCGCACCGCAACCGAATTGGACATTGGCACCGTCGCGGTGTACGCCGAAGACGACGCCGACAGCCCGCATGTGCATGCCGCCGATGAGGCGATCGGCTTGCCCGGCACCGGCCCCGCCGCCTATCTGGATCAGGCCGCGATACTGGCTGCGGCCAAGCAGTCCGGCGCCGAGCTGATTCATCCCGGCTACGGGTTCCTTTCTGAGAACGCCGAATTCGCGCGGGCCTGCGCCGTGGCGGGGCATACATTCGTCGGGCCGGACGCCGACGCACTGGAGCTGTTCGGCAACAAGTCCGCCGCACGCCGGGCCGCAGCCGAGGCTGGCATTCCGGTGCTGGCGGCCACCGACGGCCCCAGCAGCGTCGAGGAGATCCGGGAATTCGCGGCGGGACAACCGCAGGGCATCGTGATCAAGGCGCTGGCCGGCGGCGGCGGGCGGGGCATGCGTACAGTCCGCGACGCCGGCCAGATCGACGATGCATACCGCCGATGCGCCGCCGAGGCCCAACTCGGCTTCGGCGACTCTGCGGTGTTCTCTGCGGTGTTCGCCGAGGCGTTGTTCGACAACGCCCGGCACATCGAGGTACAGATCGTCGCGACACCGGAACGTGCCCTCGCGCTCGGCGACCGGGACTGCAGCATCCAGCGGCGCTACCAGAAGCTCGTCGAAATAGCGCCGGCGCAAGGGATTTCAACGGCGCTACGCCGCGACTTACACCGGGCTGCGGCGGTCCTGTGTGCCCGGGTCGGCTACCGCGGGCTGGCCACGGTCGAATTTCTCGTCGCCAATGAACAATTCGCCTTCCTCGAGGTGAATCCGCGAATCCAGGTGGAGCACACCGTGACCGAGGAGGTCACCGGGATCGACCTGGTGGCCGTGCAGCTGGGAATCGCTCGCGGCGCGTCGTTCCGCCAGCTTCGGCTGCCCGCGGGGATTGTCGCCGACGGCACGGAGGTCACTGGTGCGCCCGCGGCGGTACGCGGCATCGCGATCCAGACCCGGGTCAACATGGAGACCATCGCCGTCGACGGGTCGGTCGTGCCCTCGGCGGGCACCCTCACGGTGTTCTCGCCGCCGAGCGGCCCCGGGGTGCGCGTCGACACGTACGGGCGACCGGGGTTGACGCCAAGCACGCGCTACGACTCGCTGTTGGCGAAGGTGATCACCCACGTGCGTGGGTCGTCGTTTCCCGCGGCGGTGCGCAAGGCGCGCACGGCGCTGGAGGAGTTCGGCATCGAGGGGATCCGCACCAACATCGGGTTCCTGCGAGAGGTGTTGTCGCACAGCGACGTTGAGACGGGCGTGGTGACGACGGGGTTCGTCGACGAGAACATGACCGCCCTGGTCGGCGCCGCGGTGTCGCACCAGTCCGAAGTCAGGGTCGCACCGCTCGAGCTGTACCCGGGCGAGGAAGTCCTGCGCGCGCAACTTGCCGGCACCGTCGTCGAGACGGCGCCGGAGGGCGCCGAGCTCAACGCGGGCCGGCAGGTCGTCGTGCTCGAAGCCATGAAGATGCAGCATGTCCTGGCGGCACCGGATGCGTTGCGCACCGTGCGAAACCTGGTGACGCCGGGGCAGGTCGTCGGAACTGGCGACCCGCTGGTGGTGTTCACCCGCACCAGCGCCGGTGCCACCGGCGAGGCCGCCGCCGAACTCGATCTCGACCGCAGCCGCGCCGACCTCGACGAGGTCCGTCACCGCCGCTTACTCACCCTCGACGAGGGTCGGCCGGCCGCTGTCGCCAAGCGGCACAAGCAGAATCGCCGCACCGCCCGGGAGAACATCGCCGATCTGGTAGACCCCGGTAGTTTCGTCGAGTACGGCGCTTTGGCCGTCGCCGCGCAGCGCAGCCGGCGCTCCGAAGAGGACCTGATCGCCAACACGCCGGCCGACGGGCTGGTCGCCGGGCTGGCGAGAATCAACGGAGCCGATGCCGTCGTGGTGTCATACGACTACACGGTGCTCGCCGGCACGCAGGGCATGCGCAATCACGCGAAAACCGACCGCGTCTTCGATCTGGCCGCACGCAAACGTATTCCGCTGGTGCTGTTCGCCGAGGGCGGCGGCGGACGGCCCGGCGACACCGATGTCGGCGGGATGGCCGGCCTGGACGTGCCGACGTTCCGCGCGCTGGGCGCGCTGAGCGGCCGGGTGCCGCTGGTGTCGATCGTCTCCGGGCGTTGTTTCGCCGGGAACGCCGCGCTGGCCGGGACGTGCGACGTGATCATCGCGACGCCGGACGCCAACATCGGCATGGGTGGGCCGGCGATGATCGAGGGCGGCGGGCTCGGGGTTTACCGGCCCGAGGACATCGGGCCGATCGACGTGCAGCGGCGCAACGGGGTGGTCGGCCTGGTCGCGCGCGACGAGGCGCACGCCGTGTCGCTGGCCAAGCAGTACCTGTCCTACTTCCAGGGCAACATCGACGACTGGGAGGCGCCCGATCCGCGACTGGCCCGGCAGGTGGTGCCGGAGAACCGGTTACGGGCCTACGACGTGCACCGCGCCATCGAAGCGATTGTCGACGTCGGCTCGGTGCTTCAGCTGCGCCCCGACTACGGCGTCGGCGTGGTCACCGCGCTGGTCCGCGTCGAGGGGCGGCCGTACGGGTTGCTGGCCAACAGCAGCCATCATCTCGGCGGAGCGATCGACGCCGAGGCGGCAGACAAGATCGCCGACTTTCTGATCTTGTGCGAGTCCTTTGGGCTGCCCATGATCTCGCTGTGCGACACCCCGGGATTCATGGTCGGGCCGGACGCCGAAGTCGATGGTGCCGTTCGGCGGATGAGCCGGTTGTTCGTGCACGGCGCACGCCTGACGGTGCCGTTCGGAATGATCATCCTGCGCAAGGGTTATGGGCTGGGCGCAATGGCGATGGCCGGCGGCTCTTTCCATGCCCCGGAGTTCACCGTGGCCTGGCCGACGGGTGAGATCGGCGGCATGGGCCTGGAAGGTGCTGTGCGGCTGGGGTTTTCCAAGGAACTGGCCGCGGAGACGGATCCCGTCGAGCGGCAGAAGCTGTTCGACAAGCTGGTGGAGGCCGCGTACCAGCACGGCAAGGCGCTGACCTCGGCCACCACGTTCGAGCTCGACGATGTGATCGACCCCGCCGACTCGAGAGCCTGGATCAGACGGCTGACTCATCGAACTTGA